ATTTGCTCAACTCAACTATGAAagcaccggattggttcagaccctGTTAAGAGAACTAAGTGCATCATCCTGTAAAGTGTTGTAAAGGTTACATAGGCACAGTTTTCGAACCCCGATATCAAATCCTGTGTCACTTTCTTCCTTGCACTAATTAAAttttgcacttgaatgtttatatttttattattgtgaattATTGGAAAGCTCTGAGTGTGCTGTAACTGTTATATCTTCTGCTCAATTTTATTTTGATTGGTAATTGGTATTTGCATAGATCGAACCTAGGTTAcgaaatactgattgtgatttagATTGAACCTAggttgaatttttaaatacccaattcacccctctcttgggaatccATCAACTCCAACAGTGGTGACATAAAAATCTATCTactagtttatgttgatgacattgtcATCACTTCCTCTCATGACACTACAATTGATTCCCTCATTGCTGCCCTAAGCCACGCCTTTCCTGTTAAGGACTTAGTCTTGCTATCTTACTTTCTGGGTTTGGAAATATATTATCTAAGGCATGGTATTCTGCTCACTCAGAGGAAATACATTAAGGACTTGCTACTTTGTAGCAAAATGCTGCATACTAAAACCATGTCCTCACCTATGGCAGCCTCCTTAAAATTGTCTCCCTTTGACTCTCCTTCGTTTGATGACCTAACCCTTTTCAGAAGCAATGTTGGGGCCCTTCAATACCTATCACACACTCGACTAGACATCAACTTCTCAGTAAATAAAGTGTGTCAATTCATGCATGATCCCAAGGTTTTCCATTGGAGTGTTGCCAAATGAATTCTGAGATATCTTAAGGGCACCATTAATTATGGTCTCTTGTTTCCCTTCAAAACCTCCATGACCCTTCAAACCTATTCCTATGCTGATTGGGCTAGATGCCTTGATGATAGACGATCAACTGATGGATGGTGCATTTTCCTGGGCAACCATTTGATTTCCTGGAGTTCTAAAAAGCAAAAAACAGTTGCTCGTTTGAACATCGAGGCTGAGTACAACTCCATTGCCACCACTGCAGCTAAGACAATATGGCTTCAAACAGTTTTGCGTGAGCTTCGAATCCCTCTCTTGTATGCTCCAAACCCTGTGGTGTGACAACATTGGCGCAACCTACCTTGCTACCATCGTAGTTTACCACTTTTGCACGAAACACATGGACATCGATTTTCATTTTGTCTGTGATCGAGTGGCTGCAAAATCTCTGACAGTCTCTTTTCTCAATTATAAGGATCAAACTGCGGATATCTTCACCATGCCCCTAGTCTCTGATAAATTTTTTCTCTTTTGATCGATTCTCAATGTTCTTGACTCCCCATTGGACTCAAGGGGGCGTATTACCATAGCTTAAAATAATTCTTGTGTAGCTCCATAACAAACTCTGTTATTGCAGGATTCTTCCCGTTATTCTCTCCATCTTGTAACAAACTTGATTCTCTTTTTACTTGTATATATACATGAGAAATATCAATGAAATGTATGCAGAACTCTTTTAGCTACAATGCATTTCAGACGAGGAAACACTCTCTCTTCCTATTTCtctctcactatctcattcctCCTCACTGCCTCTCTTTTTTTGCACCTTTCTAGGCTCTTCTAACGAGTCTAAACACTtccagaaaatataattttttttccactCTCCCTTTATATCTCTCGtgtgaaaaatcatttttttttcatgtaatggttattttaggaaaaaaatatatcattttttttgTAACATTGCATACATCTTGCCTGTAATTTGTGCTTTGAAATTTTTGCATTGTTTTTATTTCATGAAATTCATGTTTGTTAtcattttcttgaaaaaaaaaatcatcttttcCATTTAATTTCGTATGTAgtttgtattttaaaaaaatgttgcATTTTTTCATGTAGTccttattttatgtaaaaatatcACATTCCCAAGAAATTTTGCATATTTAATTTCATATCAATTTATGGAAAATACCATCATCTGTACTTGTGATTTTACATAATGTGCACGCaatttacatttttaaaaaatgaggCATTTTTTGTTTCATGAAATTCATATAGCCATtttatgtattaaaaaaatatcatatgACTCCGCATTCCCTTTCCCTTCATGAAATTCATGTATTAGTATCTTCCTCACTACAtgtaatttttgcatattttctaGGTTGCATTTTTAGAGAGAATTGTGTATCTTGCCTTCATATAATCATGATTTTGTGTAGTTTTTGTATAATTAGTGAAATTTGCATTTTTGAAAATCGGGTTATCTTCCTTTCATGGAAAATCAAGTAGCCTCATTTCATTAGTAGGTAAATTTTGAACTTAGAATGATTGAGTTCAAAAATGGGATTTTCAGTAAGTAATAGAGCCCTTGTAAGATTAATTTTTTTGCATGGACACCACAAAAACTTTCTTTTACAATTGCAAGAAAAGGATacatttttaccaaaatatttgaGGAAGTAATGAGAAGCTTATGGGATTCCCAACATAGGCCCTATGAAAGCCTCAGCTTTAAGAATCAAAACTCgtttttaaattacaaaaaaaagaaactgattttcattaaaaaattattttcaagaaagtAATGAGACCGGCGGGGTTAGTTTCCCTTCATGGGCCCCACAAATCTCTCTTTCAAAATCAATGTTCATTTTTCTTCCCTTGAGTTCTTGTTTCCCAAAATTGGAGATTATCCCAAAATGCATTTTTTGccttttgaattttcttaaaatatggtcttctttcttttcaaaattggAAACTATTTTCCGATTTTCCAAAACCCTTTTTTGGGGACAGCCACCCCAATGTCAAGCATGCATTCCctttatgttttttaaaaaaaattgaaatctcATCCTTCCTTTTCTCAAAACATCAACTCTCTCAAGAGgaattcatttcaaaattacccAAACCAAAACTCACCAAACTCAAATAAGAATTTGGGGCAAGTTGACCAGGTGCCAGCCCATGAAGGTAAACGCTTCCATCAGGAAGGGACTCAAATGGAGCCTTAACCTATGTTTGAGCAATCTCCATAAAGGCTAAGCTTTCAAGGTCAATGTCGGTGAGCTTGGTCACCTCGGACTCTCACTGCTTAGGAAGAGCTCGGCATACCTTATGGAAGCTCAGTGGAACGGGACCTTGACCGAACTTTGGTCAAGTCATCCATCCTTACCGACCAAACCCAACCCTCTTAAGTAAGACCCAGCTAAAGAGAAAAAGTCAGAACATGTGCGTATCAGAGAAGAGGATGGCggcaggaaaaaataaataagaggaaCTTCAGAAGAAAAGCTCTCGAGGAAGGCAAGAAACTTCGCAAGAAGGAAGGGACAAATGAGGAATGGAACATTGATAGGACGTTCTGGTCCACCTTGGCGGGAAAAATTAGCGGCAAAATAATGCAAATTTAGACTGATTTTTAATGTGTAGATtagatttttaaaacaaattgtTAAGTATTTTTAGCAAGAAGAAATACGATTTGGTCCCTCCCCCAATTGAAACAACtaattagatttttaaattttgaatgattttaatTCTAATTTTGCAAGCATGTAATTTAGACTGAATTTTAATGTGTAGATTGAACAAACAAATATAGCATAAAATTGTATTAAGTTTCTTTTGAATTTACACAAGTTTAGATTTAATAtccaaattcatattcaattaattttagaaaaatttaaaacaaattgataatttttaattcaaaattatttcaaatctAAAATATGATTGATTACTTAAGTAGTCTGCCTAATCTCTCCTATTCGCTCACCCCAGACAGTTCAGCTTTTCATGATCCGGCTGTGGCCCTCCAGCTCACCAAGTGCATAGTCCTCCCCGGGGACCAAAATGTAGAGCAACACTTGCCAGCACTTTGTTCTATCACAAGTATTTTAGCTTCCTTTCCTTATACTTCATCCGTTTTCCTTACTTTTCTACTACTTCTCtaacctttttcttctttcttatttGCTTTCCCATTTACTGGAGAAGAAAATGAAAGGCagttatttagaatttaaatgaCTGTTATAACAAGTTAGCCTCCACATAGGAATCTCTTCAACAAAAGAAGAAGTTTAGAACGTTCCAAAGTTAGGCCTATAACTATTCTTTCCAGTGCAAGTAGTAAGGAACCAGGTAGCCAACCTCAAGTAAGAACTAGCCCAAGCTATAGGAAAGCTTGAGCAACTAGTTAAAGAAAGTGATGGCTGAGGCTAGGAGCATTGAGGACAATGAGGAGAGGATGAGGTGAGGAGGGTGAGCTCAACTGGCTTTTGGGAGCAGAGCAATAAGAGAGAGGAGGAGTGACTTTCTACTTGATGACCTTTCAAATCCTTGTTTGCTTTGATCGtgggcccttttttttttttttctttgccatTTTGTACTTGTTTGACATGTATCAATGAAATGGCCCACATATGAAATTTGCTCATCCCCATACTTGTGGGATTTTTGAGAATGATTAGAGAAGGAGTTACAAGATTTTTAGTTTtctataaagcaccaatttagaAAAAGTAGTCAGGTGGCGGATCACTTGACTCGTCAAGGCAAGGGAGGCAATACGAAGAAATATTTTGTCGGTAATGTACTGctgagtaaaatgagaggtcttaTTCGTATGAATAAGATAAGTATTCCAAGGTTTCTTCTTTAATTGTCTTCATTTGGCTCTCCTctatttttctcttatttttgtttgcaggtaatttgtttatatttgtgtttgtttgttttgattatatattggCATGTTTAGATTGTTTTAGTTGCATAATGGTACGGATTTTGATAGATTTGCATTGGTTTTGTTCTCttatcctggtgtcgtcacacccttcgactcaAAGCCAGTTCGGCATTCCGgcgttggctcgtagccaacccacgaagcacagcgccatcggcacatggctagtcctcgactcccatggcatcgtaccagcgctaactagtggatccacacccttcggcctaatctcCCAGGATAGGCTCAAGCCCTCAAATATAGAATCGGTCACTTTTGCCTACGTGGCAAGTGATAACacatgcccttggatatagagtcagtCACTTTCAGTCCCTCGAATCATTGGAATCGCGGTCCCATCAgcaattccgcatatcacacacacacacgtatgctcatataaccaaacaaaccacacttatttggtaatctaaatcatggttttccaaacaaatacagtttaaacaaagtcaagtcACAgctatcccaatatcacagtataaaacacacatatactcggttttcaacaaaattcgggattcagcccgttgccccatttttcccaaaactgcaatattaaaaaacccatagttttccccgctagatccccccaaatgagtaggcaaaacacacacaggaccgtggaccacagttccaccgagtctgatttcgaaaagaaccaatataaacatagttccccttaccttaaccccgtataaaaaatcccaaactccaaggctcctaaacagcgaaccaaattccaaaacctacaaattacagtacaaaatatactcacaaaatcatcctctacaaaactacaagatcagaaatgaaaatcgagtcttaccttgatttttcgccaaaacctgaaaacctccgaaatgagattccaatccgtagaagttgtagagaatccttccacgattctcgtggtaacttccgtttctCGATTCTATCAACgattggcgaagaaatctagagagagagagagagagaggagtagagagagtttagagagagagataaacttgaagtaacttaatgaagaagtaaaggaaatttccttttatagccctttgactcggtcaatttcgtcgacaaaattgaagcttcatcgacgaatcggtggcctcatcgatgaagtctgatatttccaaattcccagacctctcggcttttccttgtcgacgagtctttgaattttgtcgacgaaaaaaGCACACACTTCGTtgatgaaatctggcttcgtcgacgaagcctggtaaattccaattttgcccctctcttaatatttaaatctaGTTATctcagttcgggttcttacagggCCACTAGGAGCTACGAAGAGTCTATTTTCATTGTGCAAATCTTAAAGATGACGAGAAAACTTCATCGACTTTTCATTCTATCCACCTATGAAGTAATGATCAAAGTTTCAGCATCTTTGGTACTTTTgtgtatgatatgtatttataccCGACTTGCTTATTTTGATTTTTAGCCAAGGACTTATTTTTTGCTTCAAGCATCTTAACTTATACAAAGTAGATTgtataaatataattttgtataattttagttgaatttattttttatgaatatttttccttacatttaaaatataagaatatttttcataaaatattgtATCCTATTTGTCCTTTTATTAATTTATAGTATTGATATAAATATAGATATGTACATATTGTTAGGTTTTTTtaaccaaataatttttttttcttttatgttttaatAAGAACTTCTAAATATTCCATATGTAATTTATCTAATTTTTgtgaattaatttataattaaatattaattttttaaagaatattttcacttatttttaaaatttatttcttttaggaatatttattctctcttttaaaaatttgtgATACTTTTGTACATATATTGATTTGCAATATTCattttttatcttaattttaaaagacaaaaaaagaatttatttaaaaaacaATTCATATTATTTATACATCTATATAATATTGATTTgaatttggagagagagagaggacaaaaAGTTTTCAAATTTCCCCGTATAAATTAACTTTATTGACAGCTGTTTCCTTGACTTCTTTCTTATTGTTCATAGATCCTTTGAATCTACCCGTTTGTATTTTGAATTCAAAGACGCAAAGGCACAGACCAGAGATCCCTCCCCGGCCAACGCCAATTGAACAACTAATTATATTCTTAAATTTTGAGTGATTTTAATTCTAATTTTGTAAGCATGTAATTTAGAATGAATTTTAATTTGTgtaaattgtattgagtttctttTGAATATATTTAATACCCAAATTCATATTCTCGAACactgaaataatttaaaaaaaaattaaaataaattgataatttttaattcaaaatcatttcaaatccaAAATATGGTTGGTTGTTTAAAATATGATGTGCTTTAGGTAGGTTAGCGTAATTTCtcctatttttataaaaaaacctTGATATATTATTATGCTCATTTGTTTTGCATTCTCATACTTAAGCCTTCATTCTAAAATTGTAGACTACTCTAATAATGGCATTAGAAATCGAATATGAGAGTATAGCACAATTCTACGTCACATGTATATTAAGGAGATCTTGAATTTGTAATGTTGATTTAGTCTCTGACTATGTGAGGCATTTTTTATAGGGTAAATCTATGGATTAAAACGAACAATATCTTCCTAGAGTTGGATCGAAATTAGTATACCTTGCTTTTTAGAAATATGCATAAACATTGtctttcaattttctaaaaataacctGTTAAATTTttactcaagaaaaaaaaaatcataagttAGTCCCTGTCCTATCAAGTAAAAGTCGTTTTACTTACCGGTACTTTTAATAAGTATATTAAGAACCTACATTTTATATAATTACATTTACTTTGCAAATCAATAAAACTAGTTGAGGTTCATGCAAAATATTAACTTAACACTTTATTTATATTACAAGCAATTGCTACGAGTTTAcccttttaaaaatcaaaataataataataataataataataataataataataataataataagaaactCTAATCGTAAAGTGACAACTTCAATTGCATAAATTTATTAAGTAAAGATTCTAATATTGTACCAAATAAAAGTATAGGAAAAATGATtgaaagtattaaaaaaaatagaagagtTCTTGTTGTAGTTATTTCAAAAGCGTGATAATAGAAAAAATTGTTTTTCACAATTAAGCAAACCTTTTAGTTATGATTTTGTCATTGTCATGAAAATTTGAAGATTTAATCATTTAATGatcataaaaaatattcaattaaacaAACTGTCTCTTCCCTATCTCTTTTTtgcaatatttgaataaaattttatgTTATTGTAAGTTAATGCTTCTACAATATTTGTGATAAGAATTCATATTATGTAGATTTCACAAATTTTATGTTAATTGTATAATCTCGGTAAATCCTATCCATACATGAGACCAACTATGTGGAAAAAGTTTAGGACATTGAAAGTATATTTATTCAGAGAAAAAataaagtagaaaataaaattcCCTTTTTTCCCCCTTCTCAAATAAATCTTTAATCCAAAACCGACTCCCAGGCGAATCACAGTTGGGtttttgttgttgctgttgtatattatataaattgAAATGGTAGTGCGTGGCTGCAGCAGCATGAAGGGTCTTTCAGAGAAGTTTACGAATTAATTAAGCTTATGaattaaattaattgaaaataattaataaatcaaaCCCAGAGGAGAGATGTAGATCGAACACAATATATAAGCTGAATTTGTTTAAATATAAACTAGTTGGATGCACGGATGAACTGGAATAGAACTACAAATTGAGAATGGATGGAGACTATGAGAAGGCACCGGTTACGCACGAAAGCAATTGTGGCTCCTGAAACGTACAAGTTGCTGCCGCTGCTTATTATTCTGTGCGGAGGACGGATGAGATAGGGGAAGCGGCGGACCTCCCAGATCTGTATATATTACCGCTGCTGCCGttgagggagaagaagaagaataacaaTCTCCGAGGGACTTGTGTCGGCGGTGGTGCTGGGCGTAACCCAATTCCCCATTGCTAATATCACAATCATTCATTTCCTGTAGCGGATGATGATGAGGCGGAGGCGGAGGCAGTGGTGGTTTGTAGAAGTCAGAGATGTCGTAGGATAGGGCGGCGCCGGAGGAGAGGCAGTGGTAGCGGCGGCGGGTTTTGGTCTTCTGAACCGCCTTGAATACCAGAGGGATCAGACCCTCCATGAATTTTGTTTGGCAATCAAAACCTAATGGGTCAAGCTAATGAACGTAGTAGACAgctaaaaaaaggaaaaggagtAGCATCTGCAGAAGGCCaataattcaattcaattcatgtGTTTCGCTGtttgtttataaatattataatagATAAAGAGAAGGAGCTTGGAAACCTCGCGTAGCTCACCCTCCCCTACACGCGGTTGTTCtcattttgtttatatatatatatatatatatatatatatatatatatatatgtatatatatatatatatatgtatttatgtgtaTAGGCAGCATGATGCATGGTGACGCAGATGCATTGACTCTTATGGTCTCTTTAATacgtttaggtttttttttttttttttatacaaaaatcATATTCAATTGCAACTGACAAATACCAAATACATCAAGGACAAAAATACATGAAGTCAAAAAAAGTTTGGGTCTCTCCTCCTCCTTAGGTATCGTGTACTACTCATCTTGTGGTGTGGCTAACTTCACGCACCCAAACTTCAATTAATTACTGGATAGGAGCAAAATGTGGAGGATGAAAAAAACTTTCAGTTCAGCCGGGAGAAGCCCCCCCAACAGCTTGAATATTTCAAACCTAATTACTCGTTCTGCcgttttaattcaattatttgcTGTcacaaatgctatatatatatatatatatatatattgatgaaataattaataaaaaatatttaacataagctacatatctcACCCCCAgcataataataacaacaaaataaaatagTCTTTTATTATCTagtatatatattatctttaagaaatgatgtatttttgtgtgtgtatacatataaacaacaataacaaaatcaagttttaagttttattaggtATTGCAGGCTATATAagtcattttctgccaatttatattatcatagactatttcttttgacaaatttagaattattaaatttttactcGCTATCTCAATTCTCAAGTTTTTTTAAGTGTGCTCTTACCCCTTCTATTATCTCTACAGTTACTAACTTACTTTTTCTCACTAGCACACTATGTGGCGTACGTTGCTAGTGTCCAAACCATCTTAGTCCCATcctttatcttattttctatagaAGTTATACCTAAgttatcgtatatatatatatatatatatatatatatatatgtgtgtgtgtgtgtgtgtgtgtgtgtgcacgcgcgCGCGAGCAATTAGGAGTGGCAAAGCAGGTTAAAACCCGACGAATGCTCCATTGCCTGTTAGTTTATGTCGGGTTTGAGTTTGGAAAAAAATGACTTGTTTATAACCAGATCAACCCGAACTCAATCCATCTAATAAATGGATTGGATAGGTTTGGTTAGGTACCCGTCGGGTAATTTGcttacatattattattatttttacctttggGCCCTTTGGACTTTGGGCTGTCCAATttaggttgttttttttttaaaaaaaaattaagttaattttgaTAACATATTAAGGGAAGAAATTTAaactaaataaattatatttttaaatagatATTTAATGGATACCTGATTATAATCTGTTTATTAAATGAACAAATTTAGATTTATAAATTATTTGACCATTAATAAATAGATGAACTCACATCTAAACTCATTTAACCTATACCTCTTTATTATCGGTCCAAACTCAAACCGTTTACCATTCCAATATAATGTTAGTTGACTTGATTGGAATTGCTTAGGTAAGTCCACTGTCCACCCACCTACCATTTCTTAGAAGCATCAATTTTCCATCATTTTCAAAGGTTAACACAGGCCTCATCCAGACGCATCTGTATGTACCAAACCCactactttatatatatatatatatatatatatatatatatatatatatataaacattcgtattttataaaattatgataaaaaattttaattcaagtaaatttattactatatttatattaaaaaaaaaaagcgtcCTAATCTCTTAAAAGTAAGAGTAAAAATTCTtaaaacaaataattttttatgttttacaaaaaaaatatttcaaatatttttaaaagaattaaatttctATATTACAAAATAAATAGCTAAATTTAGGTAAATTACATTTAGAATTTATGGTTTAAACATAAAAGAAtaaatttatatttcaaaatcttattttcaATATGTCAAGATTTGAATCAAAAGAACTCAATAAAATACCTATAATGATGTTATAAAcactaaaacaaattaagatATGTCCTAAATAAATAGGTAAATTCCTTTGAtatcttttaaaattattgtgaactgtcatgcaatatttttaaaaataaatttataaaccTAGAAGTGTcccaaaataataaattttaaatttagttgaaataaaaaattattaattgatcattaaataaataaaatataataattttaaaaattttacgtAGCATATGAGAGCTTAGAAAATGTactaagtatattaaaaattttcattCGAAGAAGAAGTCGTATATAGagatattttataataataaatgcatATGTGCACGTTAACTTTTTgtgcataatttaaaaattaatatctCACATATTATTAATTAGAGGATTCATATCATGTAATATCTTATGTTTTGAAGATGTTCTTATCCCTACATATACACTATGTCACAACAATATCTTATAtctatatttgtattttatatttttaaacaaaatgtaaattatttaaatgaatttaaatatttatattttattaaaaattataataaatctTAAATAAATAATCTCATCGTAGGTAAATGATGACCTAATCAAGATAAATGTTTAGTTGAGAGGTCTCAATCACATTGGCTTTGTTGATAGGATGCAGCCGCCGGAGCCACATTCGACTGTCACGCAGGCATGCAACATTATTAAATATTATCTTGTATGTTTATATACATACAAACACCAGCTGCCTTGGAGCAGTGATACAAAAAAAGCAAGGGAGTGATTAAAAAAAGCAAAAGTCCAGAATGAGATTGGATAAAGCATTCTAGAAATGAAACCCACCCGCCAACCTCCCTCCTCCTTTTCATTTGAccaagtagagagagagagagagagagagagaagtcatCAAAGGCTAGCTAGTATATATGAAGTTCTTAAATCctccattttttttgttttggataACGTCCGGGTGTCCCCAATCAGCATCTACCAGGTTACCCTGGGATGCACCTCCATATTCgccatactttttttttttttggattacacacCGGGTATTcacgcgtccgttttacgatccacgtgactaatcctgtgccccttgaagttgaccccacaacttcaaaggaagggtaaattcaggagtctaaGGGCGGAAACGAGTccaagagggtttgaacacctgacctcgtgaaaggcactcctgCAACCCGctctaccacctgaaccacatcCTGGGGGTTTCATATTCGCCATACTTGAGAGCAGGGCCGGCTCTTGACAATATGGAGCCCTAGGTGAATAATCTATtcaaggacccttaatattttgtttaatttttatttttatttaaaattaatttttttaactttttgagatgcaaaatcactaattaaagttttatattcaagattttcaagtattagctagttgttggttatttaatttttggcaaaataacttacaacaaaaataaaatactctatctaaatctttagaatatataagccattttctatcatgtttctctccattttattattattattattattattagattctaattccatctctgaaattgattgctcgttttttggaggattttcatcttgctcatttatattttgtttagaactaaaaataaatttatcaagaactcccttttgagatgacactaattctttttttttttttctttcttcgtttttcatatccggagtcatattttctcgttgacataattaaatttcaaaattaacactaactataaattgacaaattatgtaaacaaataaaaataaatttaataaatttataaaaatagtagattgaaacaatataacctgattattattattattgcaaatcgattgGCGAGTaaactttagagatatcggattcttgccgGATACAACGCTATaatctcaaagcttccaaaatctaagaaaaaatagaaaaaaaaaattcaaagtgaaaataatagaaaaataatatacaaacattgaaataaaaattagaatTGATAAAAATTACATAGAATTAGAGgtccgaagatgatgaacacaatagttggaACAATAATCATAGTGaaaccaagagatgagagtgtgagagatgaaaaaatttttttagagagactaagagagagagatgagagtaatagataatttgaaatacaataaagttgttagttgagaaatataagacttgaaaaaaaagaattaaattgtatttattttatattttaaaatataattttattatttattaattagttagtaagtcaattatgggaatagaacataataaataatattaattaaaaaaaattttgaaactaaaaaataatattattatattaaaaaaattgagggCCCCAAAATTTTGGGGGCCCTAGGCGCCTGCCTCAATTGCCTAAAAGGCAGGCCGCCcatgcttgagagagagagagagaga
This genomic stretch from Malania oleifera isolate guangnan ecotype guangnan chromosome 3, ASM2987363v1, whole genome shotgun sequence harbors:
- the LOC131150392 gene encoding uncharacterized protein LOC131150392 — protein: MEGLIPLVFKAVQKTKTRRRYHCLSSGAALSYDISDFYKPPLPPPPPHHHPLQEMNDCDISNGELGYAQHHRRHKSLGDCYSSSSPSTAAAVIYTDLGGPPLPLSHPSSAQNNKQRQQLVRFRSHNCFRA